One Saccharomyces eubayanus strain FM1318 chromosome VIII, whole genome shotgun sequence genomic window carries:
- the FAA1 gene encoding long-chain fatty acid-CoA ligase FAA1, producing the protein MVNQYSVPVGPAANEHETAPRRNCQSAQEPLVRPPNTKCSTVYEFALECFQKGKNHNAMGWRDVKEVHEESKTIMKKVDGKETPVEKKWMFYELSKYQYNTFDQLTDIMHDVGRGLVKMGLNPNADDKLHLYAATSHKWMKMFLGAQSQGIPVVTAYDTLGEKGLIHSLVQTGSNAIFTDNSLLASLIKPVQSAQDIKFIIHFDSIDPEDKRQDGRIYQSANDAINKIKEVRPDIKTLSFNELLKLGQNSRNEIDIHPPSADDLSCIMYTSGSTGEPKGVVLKHSNVVAGVGGASLNVTGFIDTKDRVICFLPLAHIFELVFELLSFYWGSCIGYANVKTLTKNSVKHCQGDLQEFKPTIMVGVAAVWETVRKGILNQIDDLPFLTKKIFWTTYNAKLNMERFRIPGGGILGNLIFKKVRTATGGQLRYLLNGGSPISRDAQEFITNLLCPMLIGYGLTETCASTTILNPGHFELGVAGDLTGCVTVKLVDVEELGYFAKNNQGEVWIKGANVTPEYYKNPEETSQALTSDGWFKTGDIGEWEKSGHLKIIDRKKNLVKTMNGEYIALEKLESVYRSNEYVANICVYADQTKTKPVGIIVPNNAPLTKLAKKLGIMKEDESSINIENYLQEPKLVKAAYSDLLKTGKDQGLVGIELLAGIVFFDGEWTPQNGYVTSAQKLKRKEILNSVKDEVDAVYGS; encoded by the coding sequence ATGGTTAATCAATATAGCGTGCCAGTTGGCCCAGCCGCCAACGAGCACGAAACTGctccaagaagaaactgcCAATCTGCTCAAGAGCCGCTTGTAAGGCCGCCTAATACGAAATGCTCCACCGTATACGAGTTCGCGCTGGAGTGTTTCCAGAAGGGTAAGAATCACAATGCCATGGGTTGGAGGGACGTCAAGGAAGTGCATGAAGAGTCTAAGacgataatgaagaaagtTGACGGGAAGGAGACTCCAGTGGAGAAGAAATGGATGTTCTATGAACTTTCCAAATACCAATATAACACTTTCGACCAGTTAACCGATATTATGCACGATGTCGGTCGCGGGCTGGTGAAAATGGGGTTGAACCCGAATGCTGATGACAAACTACACCTGTATGCCGCGACTTCTCACAAGTGGATGAAAATGTTCTTGGGTGCGCAGTCGCAGGGTATCCCCGTGGTAACGGCTTATGACACTTTGGGTGAAAAGGGGCTGATCCATTCTTTGGTGCAAACGGGGTCCAATGCTATTTTTACAGACAACTCTTTGCTAGCATCTTTGATTAAACCGGTCCAGTCCGCCCAAGACATAAAATTCATAATTCATTTCGACTCCATCGATCCCGAGGACAAGAGACAAGACGGTAGGATATACCAGTCTGCCAACGACGCCATCAACAAGATCAAAGAAGTTAGACCTGACATCAAGACCTTAAGTTTCAATgaacttttgaaattgggCCAAAACTCCCGTAACGAAATCGACATTCATCCACCTAGTGCGGATGACCTTTCTTGTATCATGTACACCTCAGGTTCTACGGGTGAACCCAAGGGTGTAGTTTTAAAGCATTCGAACGTCGTTGCAGGTGTGGGTGGTGCAAGTTTGAACGTCACCGGCTTCATAGATACCAAGGACCGTgttatttgctttttgcCATTGGCTCATATCTTTGAATTGGTGTTTGAGCTATTATCCTTTTATTGGGGGTCCTGTATTGGTTATGCCAATGTCAAAACTTTAACCAAGAACTCTGTGAAGCATTGCCAAGGTGATTTGCAAGAATTCAAACCCACTATCATGGTCGGTGTCGCCGCCGTTTGGGAAACAGTGAGAAAGGGAATCTTAAACCAAATCGACGATCTACCTTTCCTcaccaagaaaattttttggaCTACCTATAATGCCAAGCTAAACATGGAACGTTTCCGTATACCAGGTGGTGGAATCTTGGGTAATTTAATCTTTAAGAAAGTTAGAACCGCTACTGGTGGTCAATTGAGGTACCTATTAAATGGTGGATCTCCAATCAGTAGAGATGCTCAGGAGTTCATTACCAACTTGCTCTGCCCTATGTTGATTGGTTACGGTTTAACTGAAACTTGTGCTAGTACCACTATCTTGAACCCTGGTCATTTCGAATTAGGTGTTGCAGGTGACTTGACTGGCTGTGTCACTGTCAAATTAGTCGACGTTGAAGAACTGGGCTATTTTGCTAAAAATAACCAAGGTGAAGTTTGGATCAAAGGTGCCAATGTCACGCCCGAATACTATAAAAACCCAGAGGAGACTTCTCAAGCTCTAACTTCCGATGGTTGGTTCAAGACTGGTGATATCGGTGAATGGGAAAAAAGCGGtcatttgaaaattattgataggaagaaaaacctGGTCAAAACAATGAATGGTGAATACATTGcccttgaaaaattggaatcTGTTTACAGATCCAACGAGTACGTCGCCAACATTTGTGTTTACGCCGACCAAACAAAGACCAAACCGGTAGGTATTATTGTCCCAAACAATGCTCCGCTAACAAAATTGGCCAAAAAGCTAGGTATCATGAAGGAAGATGAAAGCTCGATCAACATTGAAAACTACTTACAGGAGCCAAAGTTGGTTAAAGCTGCCTATTCCGATCTTTTGAAGACCGGCAAAGACCAAGGTTTAGTCGGTATTGAATTGCTAGCGGGTATAGTATTCTTTGACGGCGAATGGACTCCACAAAATGGCTATGTCACCTCTGCccagaaattgaagagaaaagaaattttgaactcTGTCAAAGATGAAGTTGACGCCGTTTACGGCTCTTAA
- the HSH49 gene encoding U2 snRNP complex subunit HSH49, producing the protein MSYYEKQLIVGYEGKHTLRLKLMNYSTDSSNTVYVGNIDPRITRDQLYELFIQINPILRIKYPKDKVLQTYQGYAFIEFHSKEDAQYVIQIMNNTVKLYDRLIKVRQVTSSLGAANSSSNNSKGISLPIAKLFVKNLADSIDIEQLGKIFNKFGKTVNKPEVFXLSTGNLKCAYVYFEDFEKADVAIKSLNNQLVANSRITVDYAFKENGKGNTKYGDEVDRLLNKEALKHGMLK; encoded by the coding sequence ATGTCCTACTATGAGAAACAACTTATAGTGGGCTACGAAGGAAAACACACCTTACGTTTGAAGTTAATGAACTATAGTACAGATTCAAGTAATACAGTATATGTGGGGAATATAGATCCAAGAATAACAAGAGACCAACTTTATGAACTTTTTATTCAGATTAATCCAATTTTAAGGATCAAGTATCCGAAAGATAAAGTTTTGCAAACGTACCAAGGCTACGcttttattgaatttcaTAGCAAAGAAGATGCTCAGTACGTGATACAAATAATGAATAACACCGTCAAATTGTATGACCGGCTGATAAAAGTTCGTCAAGTAACCAGCTCTTTAGGTGCTGCTAATTCTTCCTCGAATAATTCCAAGGGCATATCTTTACCTATTGCTAAACTGTTCGTAAAGAACCTCGCAGATTCGATAGACATTGAACAACTaggaaaaattttcaacaaattcgGTAAAACAGTTAATAAACCTGAAGTTTTTYATCTATCAACTGGAAATCTGAAATGTgcatatgtatattttgaagactttgaaaaagcagaTGTTGCAATAAAATCTCTAAATAATCAATTAGTGGCCAATAGCAGGATCACGGTTGATTATGCATTTAAGGAAAACGGTAAGGGTAATACAAAATATGGCGATGAAGTAGATAGGCTGCTGAATAAGGAAGCACTAAAACACGGCATGTTAAAATAA